gacatcttatttaAGCAATTCAATCTATCAATGAGTATATAGAACTATATGAAACAATATTACAATATGAAATGAACCATATTTAAACTATTATAAGTGTCCAATATAAATAGCAGTAAATTGCATTAGAAAAACTATTAGAACATGTAaatattgagatgcacctatgaaGTTAGTttgatcagtgtgttgaggaaagactcaaaagccccacaaaagttattattattatttgtctctgttttcatccacgtcctggttgtgtgtcctggttgtgtgtcctggttgtgtgtcctggttgtgtgtcctggctgtgtgtcctggttgtgtgtcctggttgtgtgtcctgtgtgcgtcgcagctgggtagcgaCGTTAACTTTAACAGATATTTTAATTTATGAATATTTACTGGGTATATAATCCACGTttcataaacaacaacaaacatttattattattatttattgatttattcacTCATTGATTATCTAGTAATATCAAGTCAAGAAATATTACTCATGAGCAACAACTATTGAGCTCAGCAGTGCGATATAAAGTCTCCTGTGTTTCAGGAACTTTGCCCCTCGTATCGTCACTGGGAGTCGAGCCAAACATCCAAAAGAGCAGTGGGAATAAAAGTCATGGTCAAAAATAAGAGtcataaaataaaactaaaataaaagtcACAAAAGCTCATGACTGgtctccttttttccttttgttttaatacattgCAACTAGTGTTATGTGTGGTTTAATAAAACCATCACTTCATGGGTCATGAATTCATTCATGTGCAAGGCCAACGCTGAGATTCAGctacaaacatttattgattaaagaacaaaacacaaaaatacagacaGTGAAGAAAGTTTCCTTAATTAAAGGCAGAATCATAACATATTACGGTATCTGGTTCAATTCTTCTACCTTGGCTTAACAGGAAGATACACACATAAGCATCAGAAAAACTCTTTTTCATTCACGTGAAGCTGAACTTAAATGTGTTGCAGTCGTAAACTGTGTAGAAGAAGAATCTATTGTCTGTCATGAAGTCATCCATAACCACGTGGAGCTACTACATAAACCATCAGTATCTAAGGGATAATACGATGAACCCGTTAAGTAATTCATCCACTGCACTTTGAAACGccatgaaaaaaagattaagtCCAGACATCTTTAACTTAGATATTCTACAACTTGGGGGACTGAATTTCTGATGATGATACTATTTGGGAAAGTATGATGAAATCTAGTTTAATGTGAGTCAGATATGTGATCATTGAGAACGTGGTGATTTGTGTTGCATTGCAGTGTCTTATTTCCTTATAGTGAGGGGATGAGTAACTGGAAGCAATTTAGCGAGGCTCAGCGAGGATCCGGAACTCCTGAGGGGAGCAGGTGAAGCCCATCACTCCCTGCAGGCTGGGCATTTCTCCAGGAACAGAAGATATGGTGAAACGTTGTAGAAAAGACGTAAAGAAAAGGAACAGCTCCATCCTGGCCAGATGTTCTCCTAAACACCCACGTTTACCTAAGGGGAACCAGGTTAAACCATTAGACCAAGTCTGTGCATCCCTGAATGTGTATCCAGCAAACCTGCAGAAAACGGTAGGAAGGCCTCTCTTCTGCGGAAATGTCCCTCTGAATCCAAGAAATGATCAGGATTGAAGGTGTCAGGAGTTGCCCACTCATTCTTATCAAACAGCACAGATGCGAGAGATGTCGTCACACTCGTACCCTGGAAAATGAGCTTGAGAAGTTACTGTCGGTCATGTGTATTAAACTGGTCATTTATATGTGGGTGACTCTGGTAAACAGTCTTTTACCTTCGGTATCAAATATCCTCCCAGTGTAGTATCTTTACTAGCCATTTTGGGGAACCCCATAGGAACGATGTTCCCTATCCTTTGAATCTCGTGGATGACGGCCTCGGTGAAGGGCATGTTGGGTCTGTCGGCCAGAGCGGGCTGACGAGACTCTCCAATGACTCGGTCTATCTCTGCCTGGACCTTCTCTGAGTGAGGAAGCAGAGCCACAGACATTACACCACCACAAATGGTCTTCCTGAGAATACTCTGTGTTCACTGTGATTAATGGGTATCTAACCTTGGATCTCTGGGTAGTGCATCATGTAGACGAGGGCCCAGCGTAAAGTGGTGGAACTTGTTTCGGTCCCAGCCTCAATCAGGTCCAGAATGCAAACCAGCAGGGTTTCAATGTTAAAGCCCGCCTGGGGATCCTCCTTTTTCTGGAAAAGTCAGATTATATATTGTGCCGTACTGTCAAATGCTCTAATATAGACAACTTAGCCAAGACATCTGATTTAGAAACAGAACTGGAACAGAGTCAGGTAGAACCTTGGGGTTTTGATTCATCACCATGTTGCATTTGTGAGACTGGACACAATGACGTCCACCACCACGTCACTAGATCTAACCCTTCTCCCAAAAAAGACCATGTCAGAGTCAGTATCTCACCTTCTCGATCTCTGCCAGGTATACGTCAATAAAATTCTGGGGGTCATCAGGGTTCCTCTCATTCTGGTGCTTCTCTACTTGCTTTTCCAGGAAAGCCATGATCTCCTTGTAGTTTCCTTGGACAGTCTGGTGAGGTCCTGGCAGGTGCTCCAGCAAGCCGGGGAACACATCATACAGCTGTAGATGGGATGAACTCTCAAGTCAATTTATGCACAACAGTCTGTTTTGTGATCCACCACGTGATAGTCTACCTGAGCCAGAGGAGAACCGGAGAGCAAGACAGCCTCATTGTCCAGCTCCAGAACCTTTCGAAAACTCTGATCGCTGTATTCAAAGCGCTGTCCGAAGAGCACAGAGGAGATGATGTTGCTCACTGCGGTCGTTATGGTGTAGTGGGGGTTGAACGGTCCTCCTGGGATTACAATGAATGATACTCAGGGGATGGTGAACATAATCGGATGTAAAGCATGTGTAACAGATGAATCATTACTTGCTTTGTTCCTCTCTGAAAGCTTCACACAAGTAGGTGCTTTCAACCTGAATGTATTTCtccagtgacctctgaccctctccAAAGTAACGCAGATGAGTGTTGGTAAACTTCCTCTGCTGCCTCCAGAGGTAACCATTGCTCATAATGACTCCTGTGGGGACATCATTTCACCATAGTAaaggcaaacacacagcagGTAGATGAAGCCCGTAACAAGCCGACAACGTCGACATTTGAGCTTTGGCCTTTAGTTAAATCCTGCAGCACTTCATAAAGAGATGTTGTTTTACTCACCAATCCCTTTGAAGATTTTGTGGAAGAGAGGAACTACAGGACGATCAACAAAGCTGTCCAGCTGGTTGACAAGAGCCTCTTTGACCATCTTGTGGCCGGAGACAAACACCATCCTCACGCTGCCTTTCCTCAAGCTGAGCACTGGACCGTACTCCTGAGCAAGCTGCATCCAAAGGAACAAATCACTTTTCAAGAGAGGGAACGTCTCACAAAGGCCTTTGTCTTCCAATTTGTGAACTGCTTATTGGATAGAAGTGCTTAAGACGATTGCATAAATACTAAGGGAACATGACACTGAAACTACTGATGGAATATTAGAACCTCTGCTCCTGATGCTCATCTTACCTTTGATATTTGTTCTTGTTTTACAACTAAAAACACAGCACAGATTTCAATGTACTGACTAATTATTTGCCGAATCATTTAAGTCTGGCACATTTCTACTCTTTTTGGTGTTGTGGTGTATTTATTCTAATTCTTTTTGCCCCTCAGATATTAACAATGGACCCTTCTGTACACTATTCTagaagaacaaagtggttcTGTGCACCTCACCTTCTCTATTGATTTGAAGTCCACTCCTGTGAAGATATTTCCTAGAAAAGGGAGCGGCCAGGGTCCCGGTGGAAAGCCGCGTGGCCTCCAGTTCCTGAACACATCTGTCAGAAGTAAAACGGCCAAAGTCAACAACAACCAGCCGGTAAAGTCCAGACAATTGAAAAGCGTTTGAAAAATCATGATGAATGCTTAAAAAAAGGCCTCCTTTCAGAATCTGTTTGCTTCCACAAGTGTGAGGGTGGTGTCATTTGTTCTgagtaaggagggggggggctgaaagagGCCCACCAGGGGCCAGTTACGTAACACTAATGCACTCACTCACCCGCTGAGGGGAAAAACAAGGCCCTTTGGCCTGTGCATTGTGTGATATGTAGTCTTTATCATGTTGTTTGTCACTAGTGGAAGAAATGAAGCTAAATAATAATCTCTTACTTCACATTTTCATGCAGCAAGATGCTGTAACGCAGCTATTGTTAGAATCCACTGATTTATGGTTCTGAAATCTGCATCTTAACTAAGAGTTTTTGCTTGTAACAGAtccccagtgagcacaagacgtgatttcaacgttgaaatatggttgaaatcgggttgaaatgaggtctgaacgtctaagacctcatttcaacgtcttttcaaccggcaaaaaagtgcgtgaaacctcaacgtgctagaaaagggtaaatttctcgattatgtgtcatgttgtaacgtaaggctgaaagagagacgataatatcattaagattatcataataatgaatgaactggtcggcgaaatttggt
This is a stretch of genomic DNA from Pungitius pungitius chromosome 7, fPunPun2.1, whole genome shotgun sequence. It encodes these proteins:
- the LOC119216716 gene encoding cytochrome P450 2J2-like isoform X2, encoding MVTSGGSRGSLPTLICVTLERVRGHWRNTFRLKAPTCVKLSERNKARGPFNPHYTITTAVSNIISSVLFGQRFEYSDQSFRKVLELDNEAVLLSGSPLAQLYDVFPGLLEHLPGPHQTVQGNYKEIMAFLEKQVEKHQNERNPDDPQNFIDVYLAEIEKKKEDPQAGFNIETLLVCILDLIEAGTETSSTTLRWALVYMMHYPEIQEKVQAEIDRVIGESRQPALADRPNMPFTEAVIHEIQRIGNIVPMGFPKMASKDTTLGGYLIPKGTSVTTSLASVLFDKNEWATPDTFNPDHFLDSEGHFRRREAFLPFSAGKRGCLGEHLARMELFLFFTSFLQRFTISSVPGEMPSLQGVMGFTCSPQEFRILAEPR
- the LOC119216716 gene encoding cytochrome P450 2J2-like isoform X1, whose translation is MIFQTLFNCLDFTGWLLLTLAVLLLTDVFRNWRPRGFPPGPWPLPFLGNIFTGVDFKSIEKLAQEYGPVLSLRKGSVRMVFVSGHKMVKEALVNQLDSFVDRPVVPLFHKIFKGIGVIMSNGYLWRQQRKFTNTHLRYFGEGQRSLEKYIQVESTYLCEAFREEQRGPFNPHYTITTAVSNIISSVLFGQRFEYSDQSFRKVLELDNEAVLLSGSPLAQLYDVFPGLLEHLPGPHQTVQGNYKEIMAFLEKQVEKHQNERNPDDPQNFIDVYLAEIEKKKEDPQAGFNIETLLVCILDLIEAGTETSSTTLRWALVYMMHYPEIQEKVQAEIDRVIGESRQPALADRPNMPFTEAVIHEIQRIGNIVPMGFPKMASKDTTLGGYLIPKGTSVTTSLASVLFDKNEWATPDTFNPDHFLDSEGHFRRREAFLPFSAGKRGCLGEHLARMELFLFFTSFLQRFTISSVPGEMPSLQGVMGFTCSPQEFRILAEPR